The sequence CAGCGTCGGTATCTTATGTCACGTTGAAAGCAAAAACTGCCGATCGATTGGGCTTTAACGAAATTCAGGAAAACCTTCCGGATACGGTTTCTGAAGAGCAATTGCTGAATTTGGTCTGTAAATATAACCGGGACGATTCAATTCATGGCATTCTGGTTCAACTGCCGCTTCCCGCGCATATCAATGAAAAGAAAGTCATTTATGCCATTGATCCGGATAAGGATGTCGATGGGTTCCATCCGTTGAATATGGGACGTGTCATGCTTGGCGGATCGGAAATGAAATTTCCGCCCTGCACGCCGGCAGGCATTCAGGAGATGATCATGCGTGCAGGGATCCAGACAGACGGTGCGGAGGTGGTTGTGGTGGGACGTTCCAATATCGTCGGCAAACCCATCGCCAACATGCTGATGCAAAAAGGTAAGGGCGCAAATTCGACGGTAACGGTGGTGCATACCGGCAGCAGGAACATAGAAAATCATTGCCGGCGGGCGGATATATTGATCGTTGCCGCCGGTGTTCCGGGTCTGGTAAAATCTGAATGGATAAAACCGGGCGCTTGCGTCATTGATGTCGGCGTTAATCGGGTGGGAGAAAAAATCAGTCTTAAAACAGGGAAAATGATTCCCGTGTTGCGTGGAGATGTCGATTTTGAAACTGCAAAAGATATTGCCGGCGCCATTACGCCGGTGCCTGGAGGGGTGGGGCCAATGACGATAACGATGCTGATGAAAAATACGCTGGCGTCACTGAAATACCGGATCGGACTTCTTTGATTGCCTGCAGGCATCAGCGTTCAGACCTTTTTTTACCCCTCGATATTTGACATCGTAGTAAAAAAATTATTTGTGTTTCGTTTTATTCTGTGATTACGCAGTTTGTATAACATCCATTAATTTAATGAGATTTGTGGTTTTTTTGAGCTTTGTCTTATTTATTTTATTGTCTTTATTTTGACTTTTTACGAGTTCGTCATATTTGACTTTTTATGAGGTTATTCCGTAATTCGGGTTTTGGATTCTTGACAGCCTTGTTCAAATTATGATAAAAAAATAATTTTAATATGAATAAAAATCGATGTTTATACAAAATATCAGGTGGTTAGTAGCTGAGAGCTGCCGCTGGAATAATTCTGATGAACCGGACCTGTCCGGTCATATTCGGGGGTTTGATTAAACATAGCCATGCAGAGTAAAATTTTATTTATCATATCTGATGAAACCGGAAAAAGCCTCAGTAAAGTGGCCGCGACAAAAAAAATGCTGGCGGTGCTGGGCTTGTGTTTCGGTTTCTGCATGACGTTGCTGGGTTTTATCATCTATGATTATTACGGCCTTAAACAGGATCTTGTTTGTCAGGACGATCTGGAACGGAAGGTCGCAGGACAATCAGATATAATTTATCAGCAGAAAAAGCAGGTCCGGAAGTTTGCTGCTGAAATCAATACATTAAAGTCAGAATTGACCGTACTGAACGAGTTTCAGAAAAAAATCCGTATCATCGCCAATCTCGAAACTGACGGAGAACAGGATGGCTTATTTGGGGTGGGCGGTCCAATGCCGGAGGATCTGGATCCGGACCTTTCATTCAAAGAGAATTCCGGCAGTCTGGTACGGGAGATGCACGAGCAGGTTGAACAGCTGAATACGGCCTCAGTCTCGCAGAAGAATGCTTTCGAGT is a genomic window of Desulfobacterales bacterium containing:
- the folD gene encoding bifunctional methylenetetrahydrofolate dehydrogenase/methenyltetrahydrofolate cyclohydrolase FolD, which codes for MSARIISGTEIREQILDEIGKEVEQIKRQHGVVPGLVTILIGQNAASVSYVTLKAKTADRLGFNEIQENLPDTVSEEQLLNLVCKYNRDDSIHGILVQLPLPAHINEKKVIYAIDPDKDVDGFHPLNMGRVMLGGSEMKFPPCTPAGIQEMIMRAGIQTDGAEVVVVGRSNIVGKPIANMLMQKGKGANSTVTVVHTGSRNIENHCRRADILIVAAGVPGLVKSEWIKPGACVIDVGVNRVGEKISLKTGKMIPVLRGDVDFETAKDIAGAITPVPGGVGPMTITMLMKNTLASLKYRIGLL
- a CDS encoding M23 family metallopeptidase; this translates as MQSKILFIISDETGKSLSKVAATKKMLAVLGLCFGFCMTLLGFIIYDYYGLKQDLVCQDDLERKVAGQSDIIYQQKKQVRKFAAEINTLKSELTVLNEFQKKIRIIANLETDGEQDGLFGVGGPMPEDLDPDLSFKENSGSLVREMHEQVEQLNTASVSQKNAFESLLQGLELKRNLLACTPAIRPTNGWISSKFGYRKSPFTSLKELHRGIDFAAPKGTPVVATADGVVTFSGTKGLLGKLVVIDHGHGLV